In the Gorilla gorilla gorilla isolate KB3781 chromosome 1, NHGRI_mGorGor1-v2.1_pri, whole genome shotgun sequence genome, GctggtttttcattttctgtggcCATCACCATCTTTCACAAAGCACGAGGCACCTGGTGTTCAGTATAAGATGGTGGCATCATTAGCAAATGCTGCCCAAGCACTCTTTGCTGAGGAGCCATGTCTTAGCTTATTTCCAACAACCAATGTTAACAGTAGTGACCTAGGGCCTGGAAAATTCTGTACTCCAAGGAAGCGTtctatttagtaaatatttattaaatgcaacTAAAAGTGTGGCactacacctataatcccagcacttagagaggtCGAGGCGagcagagcacttgaggtcaggagttcaagaccagcctggccaaaatggtgaaaccctgtctctactaaaaatacaaaattagcgagtgcctgtagtcccagctactcaggaggctgaggctggagaatcgcttgaacccaggagacagaagttgcagtgagctgagattgtgccactgcactccagcctgggcaacagagcaaaactccgtctcaaaaaaaaaaaaaaaagtgtggcacTAAACTGGCCACCACAGAGAATGCAGaatatgaaatggaaatacaATGTGCTCTCCAAATAGCTCAGGcctaaaaaaaaaggacattctatttattcaaaatgaataaactttttttattcaAGATAAAAGTAACTTGTTGTTATATATAAAATCCACACTAGGCAACAGCTCTTCTTCCCATGACAGCAAAAGTATGGACCTAGACAAacataaaaatagcaaaacatcCTATCAAATAAACTAACTTTTTAATTGCAGGAACCTTTGGATAGAATAAATTTAATGACAAATTCCACACTCTATTACATCTGTATTTCTCAAGCTTCTAAACACCAAATATCATAGCCAAGAAAGAATGATGTAGGTAGTAACAAATGAATGACCCTGGTTTTCCAGTTGTCTGAGAAGAGGCTCATAGAGTCTTAGACTCCTTGGAAGAAccacttttccattttttgaagTACTGAGATCCCTGAGAGTGGAGAGAAGGACAGGTACCAATAGCAAAGACTGCAGGTGGAAAAAAGAAGGATGTTGCCTATCAATTGCATTCTGGATATTCTCCAGGATGCTCTGGAAAATGCCCTTCTTTCATATACAGAAACCCCTCCCTGACAAGGACAGTCCTGCTGGTCTCACCTTTTGGCATTATCAAGAAGGATGAGCATACTAGCGCCTTCATCATCTTGAAAGCtctcatagtgatggcggtcagCATTGCCAATCAGGTAATCAAAGACAGCTGTGTCAATGATGTCCAAGAGGCGCGGGCCAGAGTCATAAGGGGACGTTTTCTTCACAGCATCACAGTAGCTCTCATCATACTCCCACCTGGAGACAAGCAGCATCACAGCACTGAGTGACAACACTGTACCTGGCACTGTTACACACAAAGAGAAGACAGAGTTCCTACCTACCGGTTTGCCCCTGACTCCACAGTTCTTTTCATTCTTGGACAGAACTGCTGGCTCCTTTACAGAGTTGGCACCTGGCTAGGCACAGGGGAGAATTAAGTAATGGCTCACAGGAGCATTTACCTGGCCAATTTGCCTTCTCGGTAAGTCCTGCCCCATGGGTGACGGTGCTTCTGCAGAGGCCACACATCTGGAAGCCAAAGTGTGACAGATCCCTCCATTATGTCTCCATCAGCACAAGCTGGTTCTGTTTCTCGGCAGTAATAgcacttcccataaaaacaagtATTGTTTCCTACAGGACAGAAAGGAGCCAAATACACTTAAGGAAACAACGAAGACTCCAAATTCTCTCCCAAATAATGTAGAACAGAGTAGCTAAGTAAATAAGCATGGTGAAAACAAAGACCCCGAGTTTActatatttcaaacatttattttcctgtATAGGTAATAAAAAAAGCACACggtgtaaaaaaaattttaaaagtacaaaaggaTATACACCCAAAAGTAAGTTGCCCTTGCCTCCTGTGTCCTTTCTACCCAGTCTCACTCTCTGGTGTCAACTACCATCACCAGTATCCTTCAAattcactttttgtttgttttgtttttgttgttgttgttgttttgagacagggtctggctttgtcatccaagctggagtgcagtggcgtgatctcagctcactgcaacctctgcctctggggctcaagccatccttccatctcagcctcctgagtagctggaactataggtatatgcctccatgcccagctaatttttgtattttcctggtagagatggggtttcgccatgttggcctggttgggctcaaactcctggactcaggtgatcttcttacttcagcctctcaaaatgctgggattataggcatgagccaccatgtctggcctctaaactcactattttattttttttgagactgagtcttgctctgtcgcccaggctagagtgcagtggcaagatcttggctcactgcaacctccgcctcccaggttcaaggaattcttccgtctcagcctcctgagtagctaggattacaggcgcatgccaccatgcttggctaatttttgtatttgtagtagagacagggtttcaccatttggtcaggctggtctcaaactcctgacctcaggtgatccgcccacctcagcctcccaaagtgctgggattacaggtgtgagctaccgcacccggcctgaactCACTTTAATTAAAGGAAAGTAACATCCTCCTCTTCTTCATTAGGGCTGAGATCTTGGCCAGAGTGCCCAGGGGAGGGCAAAAGAGGTCATGTACTAGGCCAAGTGTGGCCAAGAGTTTGGTTACGTAGAGGGGTAGGTATAGAGGAAAGGGGGAAGTTGAGCAAATAAGTAGACAGACTGAGTGTAACAGTAACCAGGCTTCTCACCAGTGGAGAAGAGAGTTAAacatacagaaagagagaaagccagGATAAATCCTGCAGTGGTGAATTAGAATTGGAAATACTAGTTTGAATtgatgggtgtttttttttttttttgagatggagtctcgctctgttgcccaggctagaatgcagtggcgtgatcttggctcactgaaacctccgcctcccgggttcaagcaattctcctgcctcagcctcccgagtagctgggactacaggtgcccaccaccatgccagctagtttttgtatttttattagagatggggtttcaccatattggacaagctggtctcagaactcctgacctcatgatccacccacctcagcctcccagagtgctgggattacaggtgagccactgtgccaggcccgaATTGATGGTTTTAatacacacagatacagaaaaagaTACAGATGTATCTTGTGTGTATGCATGcccacatatacatacatttccCACCTCTGTCCTTCAAGAGAACATGGAAACAATGACACCCAGGAAGTAATGAGCACACCTAGCGCCCAAAGGGTAGTTCCTAAATACCATTTTAGTACCACATTAAAAGGAACTAAGgagtagtggtgtgcacctgtaattccaactacttggaaggctgaggcaggaggatcgctggaacctgagaggcaaaggttgcaataagccgagattgcgccactccactccagcctgggagacagagcaaaactccatctcaaaaaaaaaaaggaactagggTTCCTTTTAATGATCCTGGACCACAGTGTTATGCCAGTTGCTAGAAAGTGCTTGGAGAATGATGGGACCATTCCAAAATGACACAGGAACTAGTTTGTAGAGGTTCCCACTGGCCAAATGTGGAACAGTTTAAGCATCCAAATAATTATAATGGTCATAAATTGTAGCTCATAGTGAGTTCATGGTGATATAAATAAGCACATGAATGTGTGGAGGCAGGGGAGTTCTACCCTTCAACAGAATGACAACtaataggtctagaagcaaagatagaatgaaaaaaatcatcatttgaTGGCCAGgaactgtggctcacatctgtaatcccagcactttgggaggccaagggagaaggatcacttgagcccaggaattcgagaccagcctggacaacacaatgaaaccttgtctctataaaaataaaagtaaaaacattagccaggcatggtgactcatgcctgtagtccaagctactcaggaggctgaggtaggaggattgcttgagaccaggagattAGGCTGCTGTGGGCcatcatcgtgccactgcactccagcctgggtgacagggtgagactctgtctcaaaaaaataaaaatacaaaaatcatcactTGGTGATACTGCTGAGAAAgagcatttcaaaaaaaaaaatcaccatttggcaACTATCATAATAAGTGAACTcctaatcacttgaggtcaggagtttgagaccagcctggccaacatggcaaaaccccgtctctactaaaaatacaaaattaactgggagtagtgatgtgcacctgtaattccaaatacttggaaggctgaggcgagaggatcactggaacctgagaggcaaaggttgcagtaagccgagattgcgccactgcactccatcctgggtgacacagcaaaactccatctcaaaaaaaaaaaaaaaaattcaagaaagagTATTTACATCTCATGTCACAAAAGACTATCTGCCCTAGGGATGAACTCCTATACGTCAGTAAGACCAATGACACAgcagaaaatgagcaaaggatatgcAAAGACAGttaacagaaaatacaaatagctCTCAAACAAAAAGATGCTTCATATGAAGTACACAAAACCAAAAGTTTAATAACATATTGTTGGTGAAGCTAGCAGAAAGAGTCACTCTCATATATTTCTATGGGAATATAAACTGGTTAAACATCTATATAGGATAATGTGGCCACACCTATCAAAACTTAAAATGCATATGCCTTTTGACCTAGCACTCCCATTTCTAGAAATACTTGCTCATGtgtgaaataatatatatgggtggtccccaaccattttggcaccagggactggtttagtggaagacaattttccacAGACAGGGGTTGGGGACTGGGtgggaatggtttcaggatgaaactgctcCATgtcagatcatcaggtattagattctcataaggaacgtGCAGCCTAGATCCTTCAcacgtgcagttcacaatagggcttgtgctcctatgagaatatAATGCTACCACTGATCTGACAAGGAGCTGGTGCTGAGGCGGTAATGCTCGCTCACCCCTCACCTCATGCTGTGCAACCCAGTTCCTACCATGCCACAGACTGGTACTATTCCgcagcccaggggttggggacccgaCATATATACAAGGTAATTCTGGGCAACACTGgttgtaaaaacaaaatattggaaCAACATTTAAGTCCAATAAAATTCTGGTTATATGAATTATGGTAGACCCAAATAATGGAACACTTTGCAGTGtgaaacaacaaaacaatgaaGCTCTTTTGATGTGATACAGATTTCTAGGATCTATTAAGTAAAAAGAGTAAGATGCAGAAGTATGCAAAGTGTGCCATATGTTGTATAAAATGgtagagataaataaaaaatatatatatatatttcatacaaaaAGACATAAGGAAATTACTAGTTAAAGGTTGCCACTCGGAGAAAGGGGAAGGAACTGGACAGACAAGAAAATTTTTCATTGAATTtcgcagaatttttttttttttttgagacataatcttgctctgtctcccaggctggagtgcagtggcatgatctcggctcactgcaacctccacttcccgggttcaagtgattttcctgcctcagcctcccaaatagttgggattacagacgtgcaccaccacacccggctaatttttatatttttagtagagacgaaatttcatcatgttggccaggctggtctcaaactcctggcctcatgtgatcctcctgcctcagcctcccaaagtactggggttacaggcgtcagccaccgcacctggcctgaatttcTCTGAATTTTGAATTGTGTGAATCCATTACtgattcaaataaaaatgtaaagccctaaaacaaacaaaatactgcCTGGTATAGGAAACCTGTTTCCTATAGGATAAAATCCGAACTCTTGAGTTTGGTAAATAAGAATCTTCATAACTAGAAGGGAGAATGTGGGGTCTGAGGTCAGGTTCCTGGGGTTAACATTTAGACTAGTTTAATGATGAGATTGCAAGACTCTGGGCATGTAATTTAGTCTCTCTAAGcaacttctgtaaaatggagacaacaaTAGTACCTCCTCCACCACTGAGCTGTGAAGAGTGAATGAGGCAATCCACGgcaatgcttagcacagtgcctgacatattgTCAGACACCAATCGATGCCAGCTACTTATTTTAATAACATGGTTCAATCTACCTTTCCAGAGTTCAAGATCCCCGTTTCAGTGCCATGAACTGAGGCTCTGAACCTCTATTTCCTGGATtgccaaacttttaaaaactggtttTCTGATCAACTCAGTCTCCATGCTCTCCTTGGGTGAACTACCAACTGTGACAAGAAAGTCTATGGCTTCAGCCAAGCCTTTTCTCCTAAACTGTAGGCTTTAGCTCCTAAATGATTAGTCTACACTTACTCCTGGGTGTTCCTGTCAAGGAAACAAAATATCCAAAATTAAATTCATTATCTTTCTCTGCTCCACCTCCCTAAATATGCTCCTCTCCCTACATTCCTAAAATAGTTAACAGCTCCACTAATCATTTGTCATCCAATCCAGAAACCTAGGAgtcattcttaattttttcttctctctcaattGCTCTCCCAGCCCAAATGTTCACCAAATTCTTTCCACTCCAACTCTTGAATAGCCCTTAAATCTTTCTATTCCCTGTCCCTGCTTTAGTTCTCTTATTACATATGAATTCACAACACTCCCAGAGTGCTCTCAGCTCTTGATTCTCCCCTTCCCAACGCACCCTTGACAATGCTGCCACAATTCGCTCTTGAAATTCAaatctgatttttccatgttcaaactctTTTAATGGCTTTCTAGTGCTTAAAGAGAAAGTCTCTACTCCTAAGCATGGTACACAGGCCCTTCAGTGACACTGTCCTGACCAGCTGTCTTCCTCACTGGCCAGCCCCCACACATCCTTTCCTTCAGCTAAACAGCACAGTCTCCTGAGCTTGTTGCTCTTCTCTCATTGCTCATCACCCTTGTCCAGGCTCTGTCCTCTACCTGGAACAGGGTCAACTCATAGGGTCTGTAAGCTGGATGGGaacaaaattacatctttattttcactaacctctactaaaaattagcattTCCTTCTATTATGATGGCAGGGAGCAAACCGTCATATTTGTATTACATGTgactttgtctctacaagaaatcaCAGATTTTTCATATCATACTAGCATTGTTGCAGATAACCTCAAAATACTATTTATAATCATAGTTTGAAATCACAGTAGTGACTAATCTGATAGATCTTATTTAATGTGTTAAATAACAAAGCACATATTACCGTAtctaaatttgctttttaaaatttttgatactGAAATTATACTTCAGTATTATTGGTTTCATTTATAAgtctatgtattttaatttatgtatgtatttaaaacctttatttttaGAAAGGATCCGTAAGCTTCTCCAGACTGCCGAAGGTATCTATagcacaaaaaatgttaaatacaaaCCTAAAATATTCTTTCCCACTGTATCTACCTAAGGGACTGCTATTTTCCCTTTAAGACTTGGTTAAAATATCACCTTCACGAATTAACTGTCACCCTGGCCATAACTTCTTGGCCACCTCCctattcccacccccaccccaacagtCCATAGCCCCTTTGTACACGTCTGGCTCCCCCACTAGACAAAGATCCTTGAAGACAGGAAGGTCATTCAGTTTTGCATACTCAGCACCTAGCTCAGTGCCTGTCAAACAGAAGTGAAATAAAGTTGTACTGAATAAAGACTATAAGCTAATGAAAGATTTTAGAGTCTTAAAATCTGAGTTTGGATCCTGGCTAACAATTAGTAGTtttgtgactttgggaaagtcaTTAGACACTTCTAAGCCTCCACTCTTAGGTATAAAATGTGGGTAACACCTCACCTACTTATTGCATACTATTGTCAAAAGGATCAGATAAAGTAACAGTGTGAACATACTTGGTTAGGTTGCCGGGGCTACATAGATTTTAGTTATTCTTGTATTATATGCCAACTtacttaataatacattttaaaaattgcatcaaGAGAATGAAACAAGTTAtacatttgaagaaaatattttcttttttttgagatggagtctcactctgtcgaccaggctggagttacagtggcgtgatctcagcttactgcaacctctgtctcctgggttcaagcaactctcctgcctcagtctcccaagtagctgtgattacaggtgtgtgccaccatgcccagctaattttcgtgtttttagtagagacagggtttcaccatattggccaggctggtctcaaactcctgccctcaagtgatctgcccacctcggcctcccaaagtgctggcattacaggcatgagccaccgtgtccagctggagaaaatattttcaaaagacacaTCTAACAAAGGACTTTTAGCCATACCATACCAAGAACTCCTAAAACTTGACAGTAAGAAAACAACCAACCTAACTTAAATATgagccaaagaccttaacagacacctcagCAAAGACATACAGGTGACAGAAAAACATATGTAAAGATgctgtacattatatatcatcagggagatgcaaactaaaacaatgagatacacCTACTAGACTAGAATAGTCAAAATCCAAAAtatgacaacatcaaatgctgcCAAGGAtgaggagcaacaggaactctcactctttgctggtgggaatgcaaaatggtacagccactttggaagacaatttggcagtttcttactaAATGTACTCTTACTATATAATCCAGAaatcacactccttggtatttaccgaAAAGAGCTGAAAACTTATGTCAATACAAAAAGCTATACACAGATGTTTgtggcagctttattcacaactgcccaaacatggaagcaaccaagatgccattcaataggtaaatggataaactgtggtacatcagaCAATGGAACATTAGTCAGCAATAAATTAGTCAGAATAAATCAAGCCatgcatgaaaagacatggaggaatcttaaatgtgtattattaagtgaaagaaaccactCTGAAAAAGCTATATACTGTGATTCAACTatgtaacattctggaaaaggcaaaattatgcagacagtaaaaagatcagtggttgcaagGGGATGGGAGAGAGGGGTGGAGAATGATGAATAGGTGGAACATAGAGGATTTTTAGatcagtgaaaatactctgtgtgatactataatgatgtgtacatgtcattatatatttgtccaaacccacagaatgtgcaacaccaagagtgaatgggaatgtaaactatggaGTCtgggtgattatgatgtgtcagtgtggactcatcaattgtaacaactGTACCACTGTGATGtgagatgttgataatgggggaaaCTATGCATGTGACGGGCAGCGGTTATTTGGGAAATCTCTGTGCCTTcctctcagttttgctgtgaacctaaagctGCTCTAAAAACAATAAAGTCTAAAAACGCAACAATAACAACAAGGTTATGCTAAGGTCAGACGATTATTAAGAACTTTACCTCCAGCCAAATCCCTCTACCTATTACTTTCCAGTCTTTATGCCCTTGTTCTCATTAATATTCCCATTATTTTGCCAATGCCCTTTCCTCTTTGCTGCCTTGGTAACTCATACTGGTTCTTCAATACTCAGTTCAAGTGTTAATAACCTCCTCCACAAACCCTCTGCTTTTCCCTTACCCACACTTCATATAATGTGTGAGTTAACCGTCTGTGAGCCTTTGAAGAGCAGGTACCCTGGCTTATTCTTCTTGGACTCTTTCCCTCAATCCCAGCACGCACCAGGAATTCATGCTTGCTAAGCATAAAACTGAACAACCAAAGGTGATTAGAAAATATCTGAAACAAATATCTGATACAATATCTAACATTGTATGTTTTTGGTTATCTATAAGAAAAGTATAGCCCAAGCCTTCTAAGTTGAAATTCTGAATGACGAATCTGTCATAAGTCctttaaatattcagtttttcctcattttaaatgtaaatccaCTCACTCTAGCAAAAAAAAGCAAGGTGAAGTTCATCTTGCAATGTCTGTTTCAACAGTCATGCCCTAATGCAGAGCACTGCATCACTGAAAAAGAGTCAAGGTGAAGAGGTGGAAACAAGAAACCACCACACTTTTGAATTCTTCCCATTCTCATCTTGCTCACAAGAACAGGAGTGAGAATTTTAGCTCAGATCTCTTACCTCAGAGTTAAGATAATGGAAAACAGAGGCCAGGGGCAACATAGCCAGTTCCAGGCACAATGTATAGGTTAACCCTTGCAGAAGGAGTAGGCCTGTTGATCTTCCAGGTCCAAATACAACCTTACAAAATAATTTCTGAGCCTCCTAAAGAGTTGCCTTAAGATTTCCTCAATTCTAAGGAGATGGGAGACAGTTCCCGAagaaacatattatatatgtagaaaCAACTGAGCCAATGATATACAAACAATAACCAATTTAGGCCAAATTCTGAGTTTGAGACTTACTAATAGCTCTgagaaagcagaaggaaataatcaCCTGCTTTCATCATCACTAAATGACCTCACTCCCTATGTCACAGACAACACAGAGTATACAGGAAAATTTCAATTTCCTGCCATCTCCTTTAGATTCATTTTCCCAAATAACCTGAGAGCTGGTTGTCTGATTTGCTTTTGTATTCCACTGAGTTCTTCAATTCCTAAAAGTCATGAGCCAGCTTGCTCAACAATGCCCCATTTTAACTTATTAATCATTCCCCTATATAAATTCTTCTACAATCTTCTTACCTACAGTTAGGAAGGTGCTCAACAGCTGCTCTGTGGCGACAGGTTTGATCTCTGTCCGAAGATTAACAAATCTGCCAACTACCAAGGGGGCTCGGCGGAAACCCAGAATCCTGGTTTGGAAGATTgaagaacagaagagaaaaatcttagGGGATGTTTTTTAAGTAACAGTCTTAAAAATTACAGTTCATCATGTCAAATGTGTAAAGGGTTTTAGCTAGTAGCTAAACCTAATTTTTTAGAGGTACATATATTTAGGAATTTAATGTGAAGgtgtgtataatttattttaatatacatttcagCGAAAAGAATAAGACAAATCTGATAAAATGTGAACACTTTTTAAATCTACAGAGTGGGTATATGGGCTCATTAtactattctttctacttttgtatgttagaaattttttcataataaaaattaaaaatagattttaggaaagtattagaaaaaaaatgggaCCCAAACTCATATATGGGTTCAAATCTTTAAATAAAACAGcatgttggttaaaaaaaaaaaaaagcagactgaTCTAAAAGGCTAAGCCCACAGAGCAAATTAAATATAGAGACATTTGAAGATATCTCTAATAATCTAAAAGGttgaaaacaataatttattttaaaaaaatgaaatttcctgGCTAAAAAATATACACCATCTGAACAAAAGTTGGA is a window encoding:
- the FAM20B gene encoding glycosaminoglycan xylosylkinase isoform X2 translates to MEGSVTLWLPDVWPLQKHRHPWGRTYREGKLARWEYDESYCDAVKKTSPYDSGPRLLDIIDTAVFDYLIGNADRHHYESFQDDEGASMLILLDNAKSFGNPSLDERSILAPLYQCCIIRVSTWNRLNYLKNGVLKSALKSAMAHDPISPVLSDPHLDAVDQRLLSVLATVKQCTDQFGMDTVLVEDRMPLSHL